The Alistipes sp. ZOR0009 region GCTGGGGACTACGAATTATGTTACCGGGCTCACAGGAGGTGACAATACCGTTGCGCTAACCATCGCGAATATGCCTCCTCACAACCACACCCTAAATGCGTACGCAGATACGGCAACATCAGCTAGCCCAACAGGCACAAATATACTTGCAGTGTCAGTACCACAGGGTACAACGTACACCAGCGCCAAGCTATATGCAGCACTTCCTACTGGAACTACAGATCCAGACTCGCCTCTTGACACTGTTGCTGTTTCAAGTTCTGGAGGTAGCACTCCTCACGATAATCTGATGCCATATCTTACGATAAACTACATCATAGCAAAAACAGGAATATTCCCTCAACAGTAATAATTTGAAACATAAAAAATAAGCGGACTAACTCCCGGCAAACAGTACACCTTACGCTGCACCTACAAGAGAGCGGAAGAAGAGCGGATTTACAGCGATCCAATATCCATTTACGTACAGTAAAAAGCAGCGAACTAGTTCGCTGCCATACGATATAATGAACGCACAGGAAATACCTGTGCTTACAGCAAATAAAGTAACAATTAAAAAAACAAATTATGGACACTTCAAGTTTCATTGGAGAGATTCGTGCGTTTCCGTACAACTTCACTCCTGAAGGTTGGCTTCTTTGCGATGGCAGCCAAGCAAACATTGCGACGTACCAAGCCCTATTTGCCGT contains the following coding sequences:
- a CDS encoding phage tail protein, whose translation is MDCYIGEIRMFAGYYPPSGWLICDGSTLPIQGNEALYSLLGITYGGNGATTFALPDLREKVVVGSGQLGTTNYVTGLTGGDNTVALTIANMPPHNHTLNAYADTATSASPTGTNILAVSVPQGTTYTSAKLYAALPTGTTDPDSPLDTVAVSSSGGSTPHDNLMPYLTINYIIAKTGIFPQQ